A single region of the Salipaludibacillus sp. LMS25 genome encodes:
- a CDS encoding acetylornithine transaminase: MPDTESINKLSAVMSTYSRFPITVTKGKGSYMWDDVGEKYLDYTSGIATCNLGHCPDSVQLALHEQLDQLWHSSNLYHIPQQTQLGEKLAAVSCFDQVFFCNSGAEANEAAIKLAKKYTHDHQLPHKNQIVSFTSSFHGRTGTTMAATAQSKIHEGFTPLTPGFNYCEFNDQAALEMIDYDKTIAVILELVQGEGGVRQANKEWVQTLVSKCEQHNVLVIIDEIQTGMGRTGALFAYEHYDIEPDIITLAKGLGSGIPVGAMLAKHHVSQSFQPGTHGSTFGGNPLAMTAGIATLNTLTKDHIIANVVQLSSQLFKELEELKKNIAQIEDVRGLGFLIGIQFSHDVAPIVKKLRDKNILCLVAGPKVLRILPPLNTTEVEMNVFITALKNILTDQEDAS; this comes from the coding sequence ATGCCTGATACAGAGTCAATAAACAAACTATCAGCGGTCATGTCTACATATAGCCGTTTTCCCATTACAGTTACAAAGGGCAAAGGAAGTTACATGTGGGACGATGTTGGAGAAAAGTATCTTGATTATACATCGGGAATCGCCACTTGTAATTTAGGCCATTGTCCAGATTCAGTCCAGCTAGCATTGCATGAGCAATTGGATCAATTATGGCACAGCTCAAATCTTTATCATATCCCGCAACAAACACAATTAGGGGAAAAGTTGGCAGCTGTTAGTTGCTTTGATCAAGTGTTCTTTTGTAATAGTGGTGCTGAAGCAAATGAAGCGGCGATAAAATTAGCTAAAAAATATACACATGATCATCAATTGCCCCATAAAAATCAGATCGTATCGTTTACTTCTTCTTTTCATGGAAGAACAGGTACGACGATGGCTGCTACTGCACAATCAAAAATTCATGAAGGCTTCACGCCCTTGACGCCCGGTTTTAATTATTGTGAGTTTAATGACCAAGCAGCGTTAGAAATGATCGATTATGACAAGACAATAGCCGTGATTTTGGAACTTGTCCAAGGAGAAGGTGGTGTACGCCAGGCTAATAAAGAATGGGTACAAACACTCGTCTCTAAATGTGAACAACATAATGTCCTCGTTATTATAGATGAAATTCAGACTGGCATGGGACGAACAGGGGCCTTGTTCGCATATGAGCACTATGACATTGAGCCTGATATTATCACACTTGCTAAAGGGCTTGGCTCAGGGATCCCTGTCGGAGCAATGCTTGCAAAACATCATGTCTCCCAATCTTTCCAGCCAGGCACTCATGGAAGTACGTTTGGAGGTAATCCTTTAGCGATGACAGCTGGAATTGCCACACTCAATACGTTGACAAAGGATCATATCATAGCCAATGTCGTGCAATTAAGCTCGCAGCTATTTAAGGAACTTGAAGAATTGAAAAAAAATATAGCTCAAATAGAGGACGTCCGCGGTCTAGGATTTCTTATAGGCATTCAATTTTCTCATGATGTGGCACCCATCGTTAAAAAATTGCGTGATAAAAATATACTATGTCTTGTGGCGGGTCCGAAGGTTTTAAGAATTCTTCCGCCTCTTAACACAACGGAAGTAGAAATGAACGTGTTCATAACTGCATTAAAAAACATTTTGACAGATCAGGAGGATGCATCATGA
- the argJ gene encoding bifunctional glutamate N-acetyltransferase/amino-acid acetyltransferase ArgJ has protein sequence MLVKTKKHHIDIVENGNVTSPKGFSAGGVHTGIRKAKLDFGWLHSDVPAAAAGVYTVNAFQAPPLKVTQQSLSVDHALQTIVVNSGIANACTGEQGMEDALQTRKWVAEKMRVNEHHVAVASTGLIGVTLPMEKIEAGVEAMTHKDNMSCDRFEQAILTTDTVTKKIAVKLKIDGKEITIGGAAKGSGMIHPNMATMLAYITTDANVEAESLQKALRIVTDHTFNMITVDGDSSTNDTVLVLANGLQNNHPLDENHPQWRLFVEALQFVSQELAKQIARDGEGATKLIQVNVKGAPTIETARHVGKAVISSNLVKSAVYGADPNWGRVVCAVGYSNQPVHQDKVDVALGDIHVVKGGLPLPFSEEEAKAYLSNDDVHITINLNDGKESCAAWGCDLTYDYVKINASYRT, from the coding sequence ATGTTGGTGAAAACTAAGAAGCACCATATTGACATAGTTGAGAACGGTAATGTAACAAGTCCGAAAGGTTTTTCTGCAGGAGGTGTCCATACAGGCATAAGGAAAGCTAAGCTTGATTTTGGTTGGCTTCATTCTGATGTTCCCGCCGCCGCAGCAGGTGTCTATACAGTGAATGCCTTTCAAGCACCACCGCTGAAGGTGACGCAGCAAAGTCTTAGTGTCGATCACGCTTTGCAAACAATTGTTGTTAATTCAGGTATTGCCAATGCCTGTACAGGAGAACAAGGCATGGAAGATGCTCTTCAAACACGTAAATGGGTTGCTGAAAAGATGCGAGTCAATGAACACCATGTGGCTGTCGCTTCCACAGGCTTAATTGGCGTCACACTCCCGATGGAAAAAATCGAAGCGGGAGTGGAGGCCATGACTCACAAGGATAACATGTCATGCGATCGATTTGAGCAGGCGATCTTAACAACGGATACCGTCACAAAGAAAATCGCTGTTAAATTAAAGATTGATGGGAAAGAGATTACGATCGGTGGGGCGGCAAAAGGGTCTGGCATGATTCACCCTAACATGGCCACGATGCTCGCTTATATAACGACAGACGCAAACGTTGAGGCCGAAAGTTTGCAGAAAGCGCTCCGCATCGTGACAGATCATACCTTTAATATGATTACTGTGGACGGCGACAGCAGTACAAATGATACGGTACTAGTACTGGCAAATGGCTTACAAAACAATCATCCTTTAGATGAAAACCACCCACAATGGCGTTTGTTCGTAGAAGCTTTGCAATTTGTAAGTCAAGAATTGGCTAAACAAATTGCAAGAGATGGGGAAGGAGCTACGAAGCTCATACAGGTTAATGTTAAAGGAGCGCCTACGATTGAAACAGCTAGACACGTCGGTAAAGCTGTTATTTCATCTAATCTTGTTAAGTCTGCTGTTTATGGGGCAGACCCAAACTGGGGGAGAGTGGTATGTGCTGTAGGTTATAGCAACCAGCCAGTTCATCAAGATAAAGTGGATGTTGCATTAGGCGATATTCACGTTGTTAAAGGCGGTTTACCGTTACCTTTTAGTGAAGAAGAAGCAAAAGCTTACTTATCGAATGATGATGTTCACATCACAATTAATTTGAACGATGGAAAAGAATCGTGTGCTGCGTGGGGTTGTGATCTTACGTATGACTACGTCAAAATAAATGCCTCGTATCGAACGTAA
- the msrA gene encoding peptide-methionine (S)-S-oxide reductase MsrA, whose amino-acid sequence MTKTYEKATFAGGCFWCMVKPFDEQPGIIKVTSGYTGGDIVNPSYEQVKTGETGHYEAVEIIFDPQLFSYEKLLSLYWPQIDPTDERGQFFDRGPQYRTAIFYHTEAQKKQAEKSRLEVVESGRFSKPIVTKILQAAPFYEAEDEHQTFYKKNPVKYKQEQEESGRKTFIETNWL is encoded by the coding sequence ATGACGAAAACATATGAGAAAGCCACATTCGCAGGAGGATGCTTTTGGTGCATGGTAAAACCATTTGATGAACAGCCGGGAATCATCAAAGTCACATCTGGGTATACCGGTGGTGATATCGTGAATCCTTCGTATGAACAAGTAAAAACCGGTGAAACAGGTCATTATGAAGCAGTAGAGATCATATTTGATCCCCAACTTTTTTCGTACGAAAAATTACTTTCGCTGTATTGGCCTCAAATTGATCCGACTGATGAAAGAGGCCAATTTTTTGATCGTGGCCCCCAATATAGAACAGCTATTTTTTATCATACGGAAGCGCAGAAAAAGCAAGCTGAGAAATCGCGGCTTGAAGTTGTGGAAAGTGGTCGATTTTCAAAGCCAATCGTGACAAAAATTTTACAAGCGGCCCCCTTTTATGAAGCGGAAGATGAACATCAAACATTTTATAAAAAAAATCCTGTTAAGTATAAGCAGGAACAAGAAGAATCAGGCCGTAAAACATTTATAGAAACAAACTGGTTGTAG
- a CDS encoding ring-cleaving dioxygenase — protein MRPLKGIHHISAITANAQENLHFYTEVIGMRLVKKTVNQDDTSMYHLFYGDERGNPGTDLTFFEISNAGRTYPGNQSISETSLRVANDEALAYWLKRLAKYGVSHDNVEEVFNRKVLKFRDFEGQRLQFVSDETNEGVAGGEPWPDSPVPVHQGVIGLGPVELTVPRPEKTHRILTEVMGFREVGTYENERVTVFATGEGGTGAEVHVKASHNAPRERPGRGSVHHVAFRVESEEELHKWVDYISSLGMTNSGFVERYYFKSLYFRESNGILFELATDSPGFETDETLENLGQSLALPPYLENKREEIESTIKPL, from the coding sequence TTGCGACCTTTAAAAGGTATTCATCATATTTCTGCTATTACAGCTAATGCACAAGAAAATCTCCATTTTTATACCGAGGTTATCGGTATGCGTCTCGTGAAGAAGACAGTCAATCAAGATGACACAAGTATGTATCATTTATTTTACGGTGATGAACGGGGGAACCCCGGAACAGATCTAACTTTCTTTGAAATATCGAACGCCGGAAGGACTTATCCGGGAAATCAAAGTATTAGCGAAACATCGCTTAGAGTTGCGAATGATGAGGCTTTAGCTTATTGGCTAAAACGGCTAGCTAAATATGGTGTTTCACACGATAATGTAGAAGAAGTCTTTAATCGGAAAGTACTAAAGTTTCGTGATTTCGAGGGCCAGCGTCTTCAATTTGTTTCCGATGAAACTAACGAAGGTGTGGCAGGTGGCGAGCCATGGCCCGATAGTCCAGTCCCCGTACATCAGGGAGTTATTGGATTAGGTCCAGTAGAACTAACAGTGCCTCGTCCAGAAAAAACACACCGTATTTTAACAGAGGTGATGGGGTTTAGAGAGGTAGGCACCTATGAAAATGAAAGAGTAACTGTTTTTGCTACTGGTGAAGGGGGAACGGGCGCTGAAGTTCATGTGAAGGCTAGCCATAATGCCCCTAGAGAACGTCCTGGTCGTGGTAGTGTGCATCACGTCGCTTTTCGTGTAGAATCTGAGGAGGAGTTACATAAATGGGTAGACTATATTAGTTCTCTTGGGATGACGAACTCGGGCTTTGTAGAACGATATTATTTCAAATCATTATATTTTAGAGAAAGTAATGGGATTCTTTTTGAGCTTGCTACAGATAGCCCAGGATTTGAAACTGATGAGACATTGGAAAACCTTGGTCAATCCTTAGCCTTACCACCTTATCTTGAAAACAAAAGAGAAGAAATTGAATCAACAATAAAACCACTTTAA
- a CDS encoding TetR/AcrR family transcriptional regulator — translation MVKNKRQRILDAATATFSEYGYKGTTMDKVAAAAHIGKGTIYTAFKNKEELFNAILQNIIEEMAYIFHQYIDPQKGVRENINIALYELLTYRKKHQVLQKLTEEMTWAGTIHAHNALKRVEKAIVNYLKQMLIHAHTQRKIYLSTPEITAYLLYKQYMTLVVEFEKDYYSLSKEEIIDIFNHHILFSLIHNQEI, via the coding sequence ATGGTTAAAAATAAACGGCAAAGAATATTGGATGCGGCCACGGCCACCTTTTCTGAATATGGTTATAAAGGGACGACGATGGATAAAGTAGCAGCTGCTGCGCATATAGGAAAAGGGACCATCTATACAGCGTTTAAAAATAAAGAAGAATTATTTAACGCTATTTTACAGAATATTATTGAAGAGATGGCGTATATATTTCATCAGTATATCGATCCTCAAAAAGGTGTAAGAGAAAATATTAACATTGCATTATACGAGCTCCTTACTTATCGAAAAAAACATCAAGTTTTACAAAAACTAACTGAAGAAATGACGTGGGCGGGGACAATACATGCCCATAATGCTCTTAAAAGAGTAGAGAAAGCAATTGTTAATTATTTGAAACAAATGTTGATTCACGCACATACACAGCGTAAAATTTATTTATCGACACCTGAAATTACTGCTTACTTATTATACAAACAATATATGACTCTTGTAGTCGAATTTGAAAAAGACTATTATTCATTGTCTAAAGAAGAGATCATTGATATTTTTAATCATCATATTCTTTTTTCACTTATTCATAATCAAGAAATCTAA
- the cls gene encoding cardiolipin synthase: MDILSLLLMFLFIFNILFAGIIIFIERKDASTTWAWLMILFFIPFIGFVVYLFLGQNLTRRRLFDWEGIRKVGIADIISKQLAQIRNPDFLFHDDNVDPYRDLIYMHLVNNDAILTKDNEIAVFTDGQEKFDQLFRDIQQAKDHIHIQYYIFRYDELGKKLIEELVKKAEEGVKVRVLYDELGSRKLRVKNFSALIKAGGEVGVFFPSKFPLINIRLNYRNHRKITIIDGQIGYVGGFNVGNEYLGKKKKFGYWRDTHLRISGNAVDPMQTRFILDWNQASKHFTINYEPRYFPMKESTGNATLQIVSSGPDSEWEQIKNGYMKMIMSANDSIYIQTPYFIPDESLLDALTVASLSGKDVRIMIPNKPDHPFIYWATLSHIGKLLRSGASVYIYENGFIHAKAIVIDRKMCSVGTANIDMRSFKLNFEVNAFIYDQQTAEIIAQSFEQDMQNSTRLTEELYQKRPRWIRFKESISRLLSPIL, from the coding sequence ATGGATATTTTATCGCTTCTTCTCATGTTCTTATTCATTTTTAACATTCTATTCGCTGGTATTATAATATTTATCGAACGTAAAGATGCTTCTACCACATGGGCATGGTTGATGATTCTCTTTTTTATCCCATTTATTGGATTCGTCGTTTACTTATTTCTAGGGCAAAATTTAACGAGGCGACGATTGTTTGATTGGGAAGGAATTCGTAAAGTTGGGATCGCTGACATCATATCTAAACAACTAGCGCAAATTAGAAATCCTGATTTTTTATTCCACGATGACAATGTTGATCCTTACCGAGACTTAATTTACATGCATCTTGTAAATAATGATGCCATTTTAACGAAAGATAATGAGATAGCTGTGTTTACAGATGGTCAAGAGAAGTTTGATCAATTATTTCGCGATATTCAACAAGCGAAGGATCATATTCATATACAATACTACATTTTTAGATATGATGAGCTTGGAAAGAAATTAATAGAGGAACTGGTTAAAAAAGCAGAAGAAGGCGTTAAAGTTAGAGTACTGTATGATGAACTTGGTTCTAGAAAACTACGAGTAAAGAATTTTAGCGCTTTAATAAAAGCAGGGGGCGAAGTGGGGGTTTTCTTCCCTTCAAAATTCCCTTTAATAAATATCCGTTTAAACTATCGAAACCATCGTAAAATAACGATAATAGATGGTCAAATTGGCTATGTTGGTGGCTTTAATGTAGGAAATGAATATCTAGGTAAGAAGAAAAAATTCGGTTATTGGCGCGATACTCATTTAAGAATATCTGGAAATGCTGTTGACCCTATGCAAACGCGTTTCATTCTTGATTGGAACCAAGCTTCAAAGCACTTTACGATCAACTATGAGCCACGATACTTTCCTATGAAAGAAAGTACTGGAAATGCCACTTTACAAATCGTCTCCAGTGGACCGGATTCAGAATGGGAGCAAATTAAAAATGGCTACATGAAAATGATCATGAGTGCAAATGACTCAATCTATATTCAAACACCGTATTTTATTCCAGACGAAAGCCTACTGGATGCTTTAACGGTGGCATCCCTTTCTGGTAAAGATGTGAGAATCATGATTCCTAATAAACCTGATCACCCATTTATTTATTGGGCGACACTTTCTCATATTGGGAAGTTACTGAGGTCAGGGGCAAGTGTTTACATTTACGAGAATGGGTTTATCCATGCTAAAGCTATCGTTATCGATCGTAAAATGTGCTCTGTTGGAACTGCCAATATAGATATGAGAAGCTTTAAGCTAAATTTTGAAGTGAATGCGTTTATATATGATCAGCAAACAGCTGAAATAATCGCACAATCGTTTGAACAGGACATGCAAAATTCAACACGATTAACTGAAGAACTTTATCAAAAACGTCCGCGCTGGATCCGCTTTAAAGAGTCTATTTCGCGACTACTGTCACCGATTTTATAA
- the argB gene encoding acetylglutamate kinase, with translation MKHLICKIGGSIIQRLPDSFYRTFIALKEAGWQPIIVHGGGPEINEALDKWQVDTRFVDGLRVTTPEVLQVAETILSGSINKVIVGKLLSAGVPGFGISGVDGKILKASPINNDGKLGFVGKVDKVNTAWLNVIMNEGGIPVLSPIGIDDEGQKYNVNADMAAAAVAKAFKGNLAFISDIPGVMQTKNSEQIIHDKLTERQIHSLMDQGVIYGGMIPKVTAAINALNEGVHNPVILNGYEPKELLRYVKGQLAGTQIVREKEAYHA, from the coding sequence ATGAAACACTTAATCTGTAAAATTGGCGGTAGTATCATTCAAAGGTTACCTGATTCATTTTATCGTACTTTCATAGCTTTAAAAGAAGCCGGATGGCAGCCGATTATCGTTCACGGTGGTGGTCCGGAAATTAATGAAGCTTTAGATAAATGGCAGGTTGATACCCGATTTGTTGATGGCTTAAGGGTCACGACACCAGAGGTTCTGCAGGTGGCTGAAACAATCCTAAGCGGGAGCATTAATAAAGTGATCGTTGGAAAATTATTATCAGCAGGTGTACCAGGATTTGGTATTAGTGGCGTAGATGGAAAAATACTTAAGGCATCTCCCATAAACAATGATGGAAAACTTGGCTTCGTCGGTAAAGTAGATAAGGTGAACACCGCTTGGTTAAACGTTATTATGAACGAAGGTGGTATTCCAGTCCTTTCTCCGATTGGCATTGACGACGAAGGTCAAAAATATAACGTCAATGCTGATATGGCAGCTGCAGCAGTAGCGAAGGCTTTTAAAGGAAATCTTGCTTTTATCAGCGACATACCTGGGGTCATGCAAACAAAAAATTCAGAACAGATTATTCATGATAAATTAACGGAACGTCAAATACATTCACTTATGGATCAAGGTGTTATATATGGCGGCATGATACCGAAAGTGACGGCTGCTATAAATGCACTAAACGAAGGGGTTCATAATCCTGTTATTTTAAATGGCTATGAGCCGAAAGAATTACTCCGTTATGTAAAGGGACAGTTGGCAGGTACACAAATTGTCAGAGAGAAGGAGGCTTACCATGCCTGA
- a CDS encoding organic hydroperoxide resistance protein, which yields MANTILTTKATASGGREGHVKSDNGIIDVNLSMPKEKGIPSDASNPEQLFAAGYAACFDGALNLMASKQKKDIKSTITSEVSLLKDKEDNGFKLSVTLHADISGVSQNEAEELVHKAHDFCPYSKATRGNVDVDLVVKTN from the coding sequence ATGGCTAATACGATTTTAACGACTAAGGCAACAGCTTCTGGTGGACGGGAAGGCCATGTGAAATCAGATAACGGGATCATCGATGTTAATTTATCAATGCCCAAAGAAAAGGGTATCCCTTCAGACGCCTCGAATCCTGAACAATTATTTGCAGCTGGTTATGCTGCTTGCTTTGATGGGGCTCTTAATCTGATGGCATCTAAACAGAAAAAAGACATTAAGTCAACTATTACAAGTGAGGTAAGCCTCTTGAAAGATAAGGAAGATAATGGGTTTAAATTAAGTGTTACGCTGCATGCCGACATTAGTGGTGTCTCACAAAATGAAGCTGAAGAGCTGGTGCATAAGGCGCACGATTTTTGTCCATATTCAAAAGCAACTAGAGGCAATGTAGATGTGGATCTCGTTGTAAAAACAAATTAA
- a CDS encoding YhgE/Pip domain-containing protein yields the protein MGGIKTEFNGIFKNKKLLIALIGICLMPLLYGGVLIWSFWDPYGHIEELPVAVVNKDQGAEINGEVIYAGNDFVEELKRTETLKFDFTDEETARAGMDELEYYFYVEIPEDFSENVTSIIEDKPIKATLYYEVNAEYNYVSSQIAKTALTNMETSLSEALTLAYAEVGNDTFSDFVHVMLDLEEGAEKVAEGNENVYTNMSSLSNGLQELDDGAEMLTAGLLEAKNGTSYLYSGLTDARETVTSSEEYEQAIQGHAQLLSLVQQAKKTMDTKEFKEATKVLNEINTLLYETHLSLEKLNNYSQSVENNINIVSDMLIELNEDTESLLEELEQLAAKLDEQTSLEELNLDDVDEQISDVLNELSTLEGEGELEDQLASLPHMLDDLDENWEENESIVKWVNETEDLMEVQSTSHQELTEYLETFQDNLPNYEETVEKNLATASLDIVEFIEILESSLATSDEIEQGITEDLDLLNETMTDFQEMIDHFQETVPEAIDPKLVEQFEDDIHDALNNAETKLIDVAEEYETAVGKLDELFQGVRKLDDGMSTLYDGSGELHEGIESALEGALKLTDGTYDLKEGSGDLLEGIHQLASVIQGINPSHAHELMVSSPVETVANDDNTSYSYGEGLTPYFLSIGLYVGALTLSIIYPFREPLGVHTTSSAWFTGKLGVIYSIGFIQSSLIVLFLLLGIGLDVQNIPGFVFFTYFTSFVFITLVFGLVSLLDNPGRFVAIILLILQLGGSAGTFPVELLASPLQTIHGWLPMTYSVLGFRSMIFMNSPQLLWSSVLFLLLVPAVLLCITFYYFKRNYSLYNPLTSEEKAS from the coding sequence ATGGGCGGAATCAAGACAGAATTTAATGGTATTTTCAAAAATAAAAAATTACTTATCGCACTAATAGGCATATGTCTTATGCCTTTACTTTATGGTGGTGTTTTAATATGGTCTTTTTGGGACCCTTATGGCCACATCGAAGAGCTTCCAGTAGCTGTAGTGAATAAGGATCAGGGGGCAGAAATCAATGGAGAGGTGATCTACGCTGGTAATGATTTTGTTGAAGAATTAAAGAGAACTGAGACACTTAAATTTGATTTTACTGATGAAGAAACTGCAAGGGCTGGAATGGACGAGTTAGAGTATTATTTTTATGTTGAGATTCCTGAAGATTTTTCTGAGAATGTGACGTCCATTATAGAGGACAAACCGATTAAAGCGACGTTATATTATGAAGTTAACGCTGAGTACAATTATGTATCGTCTCAAATTGCTAAAACAGCCCTTACTAATATGGAAACGAGTCTATCAGAAGCGCTCACACTTGCCTATGCAGAAGTGGGGAATGATACGTTTAGTGATTTCGTCCATGTGATGCTCGACTTAGAAGAAGGAGCAGAAAAAGTAGCTGAGGGTAATGAGAATGTTTATACTAATATGTCCTCCTTATCTAATGGGTTGCAAGAACTAGATGATGGAGCCGAGATGTTAACGGCGGGGTTGTTAGAGGCTAAAAACGGCACGTCATATTTATATTCGGGCTTAACAGATGCACGTGAAACAGTCACCTCATCTGAAGAGTATGAGCAAGCTATTCAAGGACATGCTCAATTGTTATCTCTAGTTCAACAAGCTAAAAAGACAATGGATACAAAAGAGTTCAAAGAAGCGACGAAAGTCTTAAATGAAATAAACACCCTATTATATGAGACCCATCTGTCGTTAGAGAAATTAAACAACTATTCTCAAAGTGTTGAAAATAATATTAACATAGTTTCTGATATGCTGATTGAATTAAACGAGGATACAGAGTCGTTGTTGGAAGAATTAGAACAATTAGCAGCTAAGCTCGATGAGCAAACGTCATTAGAAGAATTAAACTTAGATGATGTTGATGAGCAAATTAGTGATGTTCTTAATGAACTGTCAACACTAGAAGGAGAAGGTGAACTGGAAGATCAACTGGCTTCTTTACCTCATATGCTCGATGATCTAGATGAAAATTGGGAAGAGAACGAGTCGATAGTTAAATGGGTAAACGAGACGGAAGACCTGATGGAAGTTCAGTCAACATCTCACCAAGAACTCACTGAATATTTGGAAACTTTCCAAGATAACTTACCGAACTATGAAGAGACAGTTGAAAAAAATCTTGCCACGGCATCCCTTGATATTGTGGAATTTATCGAGATCCTTGAATCATCGCTTGCGACATCTGATGAGATTGAACAAGGAATCACAGAAGATTTGGATTTGTTAAATGAGACAATGACGGATTTTCAAGAAATGATTGATCACTTTCAAGAAACTGTCCCTGAAGCTATTGATCCGAAACTGGTAGAACAGTTTGAAGACGATATCCATGATGCATTAAATAATGCTGAAACAAAATTGATAGACGTGGCTGAGGAATACGAAACAGCTGTAGGAAAGCTTGATGAGTTATTTCAAGGTGTAAGAAAGCTAGATGATGGTATGTCAACGTTATATGATGGTTCAGGAGAGCTGCATGAGGGGATCGAGTCAGCACTGGAAGGGGCTCTTAAACTTACTGATGGCACATATGATCTGAAAGAAGGGTCAGGAGATCTCCTAGAAGGTATCCATCAACTTGCTTCAGTTATCCAGGGGATTAACCCATCTCATGCTCATGAATTGATGGTGTCTTCCCCTGTAGAAACAGTGGCGAATGATGATAATACGAGTTACTCTTATGGTGAAGGTTTAACACCTTATTTTTTGTCAATTGGCCTTTATGTAGGAGCATTAACGTTATCCATCATTTACCCATTTAGAGAACCGTTAGGTGTTCACACGACTAGTAGCGCTTGGTTTACAGGAAAGTTAGGTGTTATTTATAGTATTGGCTTTATTCAGTCATCACTTATCGTTCTCTTCCTGTTGTTAGGTATTGGGCTCGATGTTCAGAACATTCCAGGTTTTGTCTTTTTTACGTATTTCACAAGTTTTGTGTTTATCACTCTCGTGTTCGGGCTCGTGAGTTTGTTAGATAATCCTGGGCGTTTTGTTGCGATCATCTTGCTTATTCTACAATTAGGTGGTTCAGCGGGAACGTTCCCTGTAGAACTTTTAGCTTCTCCACTCCAAACGATACATGGATGGCTACCAATGACATATAGTGTGCTAGGATTTCGCTCTATGATATTTATGAATTCACCGCAGTTACTGTGGTCTAGTGTTTTGTTTTTACTCCTAGTGCCTGCCGTCTTACTTTGTATCACTTTTTATTATTTTAAACGAAACTATTCATTATATAATCCACTTACGAGCGAGGAGAAAGCATCATGA
- the argC gene encoding N-acetyl-gamma-glutamyl-phosphate reductase, whose protein sequence is MKQVAIVGGTGYGAIELIRLLQGHSKLQITKIISHSQEGQRLEETYPHLKSFVPIPMEELNSHALDQEVDIVFFATPPGVSKRYIPHLQSVQCIDLSGDLRLDSPETYETWYGQDAAPKSLLDEAVYGLSEIYSEKLSTARICSNPGCFPTASLLGLMPAVHHDLIDLSSIVIDGKTGVSGAGRKQSAMTHFSETNENVKPYKVGKHQHIPEIEHYLTREANQQAFINMTTHLIPMTRGLMCTMYTHLKSSVEPSYIHELYSNFYQNHPFVRVRPQNHFPATKEVAGSNFCDIGVHINERTGQLTIASAIDNLVKGAAGQAIQNANIMNGWNVEEGLQLIPLFP, encoded by the coding sequence TTGAAACAGGTTGCTATTGTTGGAGGGACCGGGTACGGAGCCATTGAGCTCATAAGGCTTCTTCAAGGTCATTCAAAACTACAGATTACAAAAATTATTTCTCATTCCCAGGAAGGGCAAAGATTAGAAGAAACATATCCACATCTCAAATCCTTTGTACCGATCCCTATGGAAGAGTTAAATAGTCATGCACTTGATCAAGAAGTAGATATTGTGTTTTTTGCAACGCCACCTGGTGTTAGTAAACGCTATATCCCACATTTACAATCTGTCCAATGCATAGACTTGTCTGGTGATTTGAGGTTAGACTCTCCAGAGACATACGAAACGTGGTATGGACAAGATGCAGCACCAAAAAGCCTATTAGATGAAGCTGTATATGGGTTAAGTGAGATTTACAGTGAGAAACTATCCACAGCTCGTATTTGTTCTAATCCTGGATGTTTTCCTACAGCTAGCTTACTAGGTTTGATGCCAGCTGTTCATCACGACTTAATTGATTTATCATCTATTGTTATTGACGGGAAAACGGGTGTCTCGGGGGCGGGGCGTAAACAATCTGCGATGACACATTTTTCAGAAACTAATGAAAATGTAAAACCTTATAAGGTTGGCAAGCATCAGCATATCCCTGAAATTGAACACTATTTAACTAGGGAAGCTAATCAACAAGCCTTTATTAATATGACAACTCATCTAATCCCAATGACACGTGGGCTCATGTGTACGATGTATACACATTTAAAAAGTAGTGTTGAGCCCTCATATATTCATGAACTTTATTCAAATTTTTATCAAAATCACCCTTTTGTAAGAGTCAGGCCGCAAAATCATTTCCCAGCCACAAAAGAAGTTGCGGGGAGTAACTTTTGTGATATCGGCGTCCATATAAATGAACGGACTGGACAGCTGACGATTGCTTCTGCGATTGATAATCTCGTTAAAGGGGCAGCAGGTCAAGCGATCCAAAATGCAAATATAATGAATGGCTGGAATGTAGAGGAAGGCTTACAGCTGATCCCTCTGTTTCCATAA